One genomic segment of Panicum virgatum strain AP13 chromosome 2N, P.virgatum_v5, whole genome shotgun sequence includes these proteins:
- the LOC120658875 gene encoding protein SLOW GREEN 1, chloroplastic-like yields the protein MNFILPTTIPTASASLCIRRHSAVGFSLPSPLKPIRFRIPPKPPRFSTVPSISPSLKTPTVSDLFLLAAGLLSLSGNRPLPALASTPPPTLQPQEIEGQHEDEQQESEERKQEVEKAEVKEKEEQHEDEDDDEMRMYSAILSHNPGDVDVLKCALYSKMRHADWGGALRYARRLHDAEPGEVEWRLIIAQLHKLSGNLAEAERQFEEVLAEEPLLVRALHGLALCMHKKLEGPTLFEMLENALQVAISDKRVPEERNIRILIAQMHVVMGQLDIASEKLQNLINEDPRDFRPHLCQGIVYALLDRKEDADRQFDIYRSLVPDEFSDKSFISDVILAAKMESDDRIQKEFGSEFLSKK from the exons ATGAACTTCATCTTGCCCACCACAATCCCCACAGCCTCTGCCTCTCTCTGCATCCGCCGCCATTCCGCTGTCGgcttctccctcccctcccccctcaaGCCCATCCGCTTCCGAATTCCACCCAAACCCCCACGCTTCTCCACAGTCCCCTCTATCTCCCCCTCCCTCAAGACCCCGACAGTCAGCGACCTATTCCTGCTCGCCGCaggcctcctctccctctccggcaACCGCCCGCTCCCCGCCCTCGCCTCCACTCCCCCGCCAACTCTGCAGCCACAGGAAATCGAGGGGCAACACGAAGACGAGCAGCAAGAATCCGAAGAGAGGAAGCAGGAGGTCGAGAAAGCAGAGGTAAAAGAGAAAGAGGAGCAGCACGAGGATGAGGACGACGATGAGATGCGTATGTATTCGGCGATTCTGAGCCACAACCCCGGCGATGTGGACGTGCTCAAGTGCGCGCTGTACAGCAAGATGAGGCACGCGGACTGGGGTGGTGCGCTCCGGTATGCACGGCGGCTGCATGACGCCGAGCCCGGCGAGGTGGAGTGGCGGCTGATTATTGCGCAGCTGCACAAGCTCAGTGGAAACCTCGCCGAGGCCGAGCGTCAGTTCGAGGAGGTCCTAGCAGAGGAGCCCCTTCTCGTTCGTGCTCTCCAT GGACTTGCACTGTGTATGCATAAGAAACTTGAAGGCCCTACTCTTTTTGAAATGCTCGAGAATGCTTTGCAAGTTGCGATTTCTGACAAAAGGGTCCCGGAAGAGCGAAACATAAGGATTTTGATTGCACAAATGCATGTTGTCATG GGTCAGTTAGACATTGCATCTGAGAAACTACAAAATCTTATAAATGAGGATCCTCGAGATTTTCGGCCTCACCTTTGCcag GGCATTGTGTATGCACTTTTAGACAGGAAAGAAGACGCAGATAGGCAATTTGATATATACAGAAGCCTTGTGCCAGATGAATTCTCAGATAAGAGTTTTATTAGTGATGTTATACTAGCAGCTAAAATGGAGTCAGATGATCGGATACAAAAGGAATTTGGATCAGAATTTCTATCAAAGAAATGA